DNA from Solanum stenotomum isolate F172 chromosome 3, ASM1918654v1, whole genome shotgun sequence:
TCTAGGGACAATCATGTAGATATGCGTCTCATATAAGTATCTTCATGCACAAAAACTGGCTCCTGACTGGTCTGTGAAGGAAATTGTGGGTGTCCCATTGCAATGCCACCTTGACTTGGAGCTGGTGGACGCCATGGATCGTTGATGTTCTTTGCAGATGTCAAGGAAAGATAATAGGTGATTCCAAGAGCAACACTGGCAAGGGACAAGATAGCAGCTCCAGCAAATACTCCAGGCTTTACAACATAGCAATAGTAGTTGCCGAAATACAAGCTCTCATCACCATGCTGATCATTCAGTGCTGCGCCTGTTAGCAACAATAGAAATGCTATAACAAATGTAAACCTGCATAAGTGGTAAGTAGACTTGTATTAGGGCTTCTTCGGATGATATGTAAGATCAAATTGGTCACCAGAGAAATAACTTCTGATAGTATATTCCGATGCATATGACCCCCAAAACAAATgcaaaattagaagaaaaaagtCTGATTTGAGGGGCAATGATATCTCAAGGTCAATACAAAAATTGGAGGTCCAACATCATCAGCTAGACTACATTTTTGGAATCACATACTGCAGAGGTTAATCTACAAGGACTACATTCCATGAAGTTTGAATAGGCTGAGGATAAAAAAAGGGAGACAAAAGGAAGTAGGCTTCTGCCCATCTCCCTTGCACATCACCACCTCAACACAGTGCACTGGAAATTGCATCTGTAGGACCAGAAACGTACCATTGGTTGGTGAAGTCATAAGAACGATAACGTATATTTGGATTAATTACTATCCTTTAAAAGAGGAGTAAAAGTCCAACATTATTAAATACTCATATCCACAAGTCACAACACATTCTCAAATTATGATACTTccaaaaattgctaaaaaagTTTGCACATGCATTCATTACTAGTATGTGAGCCAGCACTACAGCTGTAAGGCAACTTATTGGCTTCAAGAACATTGATAGATATCTTATCATCCTTCTATACAAGACAAAATAGGTTCAACTTTCATTCGTTGGTCAAGATTTGACATTGTAAAGGACAGATCAGAAAAAATACAATAgtgatttgtttaaattaatctGATGTCAAAGGgtgctttttttctttctcagaaaaaaagaagaaaaagtgttGTGATGTTGAAGGGGCAACAACACAGAATAAGTCAACTTCTGAATGTAGGAATAATGAACGTCTACTTTGCCTTGACTGCATATATATAAGGTTTCTAAGACGTCCCAACACATACAATGCAAGATTCTCACAGAAACTATAGAACAACAATTACTATCTGTTATTATGGTCAACCTCCATTTGATCCACTGCAATGATGACCAACTGAACTTGAATCTAATTAGCAGTAAGCCAAATTACAAGGATACAGAGAAACAAATGAATATTCCTTTTTATCTAAATGTATTGCAATAATGACTACTGAACTTGAAGTTAATAATCAATCCATAACCAACTTACCAGGATACAACAAAACATATTAGTGCTAGCGTCCAATTAGATGCTGATTGATGTTGGCCTTTCCGGCAGCAGACACATCCACTTGCTACATTGATAATTATTTGAGCAACCATAAGAGCCACAGAAGCAGTCAATCCAAGACCCAGTGCAGGACTCCTTGGATATACACATTCTGTAGGAGTCGGAACCTGGACCTGAGAACCCTGAAGAATAATTGGATAGTACTATAAATTAGTCACTACGACCCTCTGAGCAAACCAGGAAACATGAACTCTCTTTACCCCTATATTCTACGGAACCAAAATTCCCAACAGCAAACATGAAATGAAAGTAACTCAAATCCTGTAATCATCCTATGGAATTTAGCATGCAACCAAATTACCATCAAaggtttctttttcttaatcCATTCGCACTCTCTCCATCCACCAAACCCCACCCATAAAACTACTCCCATGCAGTTATGACTTATGAATGATAGCAGGGCAATGAGTGTTATGATCTGAAAGTCAATATACTTGCACATTTCCTCCACTCACCTCCTAGAAACTATTCATTCCCTACCCCTGAGCTACCTCACCGGCAGGTATATTGTAGGAGACAGCGGAGAAAGTCAGCAGGTTTTGAGATATTGCTTGCATTGTCCAATATAAGTTGAAATCTTCTCCACTAAAGTGAAACATACTATTCCCTGATTCAAGGAACAATCATATGGAACTGCAACCAAGATCAGCAGGGACGAAACCAAATCATGGAGTGAGAGTGACACCAAGGTGAgcatatatctatctatatctagatgctcaaagccttaacattcaGAAACCATTCAAATTCAGCTGAATGCGCCCagacaaacaacaacatacacagTGGAGTATGGGGAGGGTAATGTGTACACAGCCTTGCCCTACCTTGTGAAGGCagagagaggttgtttccaatggAAACTCAGCTGAATACGCCCAGACTCAGCCCAAAAAGTTTTTTCTCCAAAGGAGAGCAAACTTGATGATAAGAATCCAGTCTTTAACAATTGAATTAGAGATGATGGGTTCCCTTACATTGGCCATCACATGACCACTACGTTTTACTAGGAGCAAACATCTCAAGGGCAGAATGTAGTTTCGGCTCAAATTTGACCTCACCTAATAGtccaagaacaaaaaaaatctcttttttctgTAGGAGTAGCTTGGAATTATAATGAAACTAAAAGGAATAGAATTTGTGTTGTTCATTGTTCATAACCACAAAAGTAAAAGAGCCAAATGACAAAGAACTGAAGAAATCTTCATTTAACCCTACATCTATTAGTATTCTTTGTCTTAGATTATAACAGTAAATTAACCTTTCAGTTCATTTGAACCAAAgatttgacaaaaattaaagaacacaGTATAACCATACCAGTTTTCCAGATTAAACAAATGAACTAAACCTCCCCGAccataaacaaacaaagaaagCAAAATATTTGAAACCCCACAACAAAAAAATGGAATCTTGGGTTTTTCCTTTAAAGGGAAACAATGAACTACCTTAATCCTTGTGGCCTCAGCAGCAAAACCAGTAACGGCAGATAATAGCCCTAGAAATCCCACAACCCCACAAATTATTATCGATTTTCTCTCCATAGCAActctttctttcttgttttagACTGTTGGTGTCACTCAAAAACTGATCTTTTTCGCTGTAAAAAAAGAGCAGCAaacagaaaagaagaaaaagggggCAAAGGGGAAAGTCTAGAGAGGAAGCAATGTAAAGCTTGTGAATTTTAAAAGTGGCAGTGGCACAGAAACTGGATGAGTTCGTCACTCTCTGTATTGTCGTTTAGTGAAAATATATACCACAAATTTTTTCAAGACAAAATTACTGATAATGGGTTGGCAAATTAAACGCCTTTTTTCCTATACGAGATAAGAGTcaaaaagagtaaaaacactTCCACCTTTTCGTAAAAAGTAGTGAGTTTGACTTAATAGGAAATTTAAGAAGACAGTATACCCGTTATGAAAGAGGGGAAAGAAAGGAAAAGCCAAGAATAGGGGCAAAAATTaagtaatgaaaatagtgcgaaCTCTTCAGTCTTCATGATGGAATTCACTAAAGTAAAATGATTAGTCCACTTTTAAGTGATAATAGTCGTGTTACTAGTAAAAAAATGTCCCTTTcattagataatttttttcGTATAATCATTCAAATATTCTATATTTACCAATTCATATTTATATTGCTTAACAGTATTATCAAGTCTGCCGCTATATTAAATTTGTTGTCAATATTTTTTGCTATAGTAATAAAATAAGAGATGAACCGTGGTGTAGAAATATCAAATATCATTAGGATGTGACAATTTTGCCTTCTTTCTAAACCTGTATATGCCTCTGATCATTCATCATAGTACGACAATGATTATGAAGAATATAAATacttgattatatatattttagaaaattaacaAGTTTTCTTTACACATCGATTGATTTGGATACACGTATCATCAACTCGTTAGTTCTACTCTCccttgtaaaaaaaaatgcacaCTTGAGCTTCATTTCAAGAACGTGTAATTATATAAGCACAAGCATTTAAGTAACACTTTTTAAGGTATAATAAATCATGaggaaaattttgaattgataaaaGATGTTACTGAAGACCATAAACTAGTAATGCTCCAACACCACCAATACCAGCAATGAGACCAATAATGACACCAATTGGTGGCAATCCTCCTCCAATTGCTCTCCCAGTGTTAACATCATATCTTGCAAACCTCTTCTTTGGTGCTATGCATTGTGGACATGCATAGTCCTCGGGCTGCATCCAACAAACGCAACAAATTATAACGTTATTTGTCTATGCACGTAAATATACAAATGCTCAGGCATAAAGTAAGTAGGAGTACAAAGACAATCAAGAGGTTAGCCTGTAAGTAGAACCTACATACCAAAAAGAGGGCGCTATGTGCTTGGTGGATCTAGTAAGGTGGTGAGTGTAGGCTATATGGCAGAgccattagttttttttatttgcaattAGGTCCCCTCTCTACTCTTTATATCAATACATCATTTGTCTTGAAACAAAAGAGATTGTGGTTGTTGTCTCATTGACGCTGTCATCTTGAGGAAGAGTTGTAGAGTGGAAATAACTTAATCCTACGTTAATCCgacatgactcaatttggtATGCCCATCTacttattttgtataaaattatgttCGATCTAGTGTTTATAATGTTAAAATGCCAACAATTTCAAGGAGAAGCAGAGACTTCAGAAGATCCAAAATTGTCTAACAAGTTCCGAGATAATATCTCAGAAAGTCATTCAACTATGGACTCACAGAGTCAGTCAACTATGAgctcatagttgagtgaccatttgAGATATTATCTCAACAAGTTTCTGAAGCCCAAAAAAAGAGATTATAAGCTTGTATTGGAACACATATAAAGTAGAGTGCAGAAACTTGCCTGTTCATCGAAAGACTTAGGCAAGGTGTATATGTAACCACAGTCGAGGCAAATGTGTGTTGCTCTGACCTGAAGACAATGAACTATAGACGATTACGCAAAGAAACAAATACAAAGGATGAACATCAagcaaatacaaattatatatgaacATCTTTAATGATGCACAGATCAATACTTGCCTTTTGAGCATCAGTTAGTTTCCTTCCAAATTGAGGAGGAGCAGGACGTTTGGGCAATCTTTTAACATCTACATCAGCACCTCTGCATCAAAATATCAACCAATTGAAGTATGTTAAACTCACATCTTTTGTTAATACAGACATCATTACTCATACGCAGCGATGTTTTATTTCATAAGATCATTAAAATGTTTCACTGCTAACCTGCTAATGACGAAGTAGACAGAATCAGGCTTGGCCTGTATGGCAGTTTTCGTAAATCCAAGCTTATCAGCTGGCCACAGTTCGTCACCGAAGAAGCTACTTGTGTAGACTACCTGGTCACCAACCTTAAGGCCTGCCCTTGCAGCATTACCGCCATTCTCTATACCCTAATTCATTCAAAACAGAACAACAAAAAAGCTCTTAACATCAACAATTCATTTCGTATTAGGCAACTTTTGCACCAGTAGTGTAAAACAGTTTTACATTGTCCGTGGATAAAATGTCACTACTCACTAGTCGATCTAAAATTGATAGTGGAGCCAATAATTCCAACAAGGAGACtaaaaaaatgcaaaattgcCACACTGAGATTTTAATTTATGACATAAAACAATTTTTGAACCCCTTCATCACTGCACTAGAACATTTTCTTATGTTAAGGAGATTCAACAATTTCTATATAACCAAAAATTAAGTCATTTGTGTCGCGGAGTATCTCTTTTTGCCTAAGGGGATTCAATTGAACCCCTCGCGTTCACCTAGTTCCATAACTTGTACAATATGGTTCAACCAAAAAAACAGGCTGATTAGACCTAGTTACTAGACCACAACTTGTGAGAATTTCTTTAGTAATTGCCTCATTAAAACAGAACGAAATAAATCGACATAATGGAGAGCAACAAATTACAAACCGTAATGAGAACTCCACCACCTTGCTTTGGACCTAAAGTGAGTCCCAATGGCTTATCAACTTCAACTTCGATATTCTTCGCAGCAGCTGCTTTTCTTGCAGTAATCTCAAGGCCTCTACTTCCACTATTGCTAGTAGCATTCCTTTTACTCTCTGCGACTAAGAACGAATTCGAAACACCCCTTTTGGCCTCTTGTAATGATAGCCCTTGAAAACTAGTTTTCTGAAGAGGTAAAGTATTTTGATCAGAAGATGTTCAAATTTGACATGTTTATACCATGAAAAGAAATCAAGCCTCCAGGCAGGGATAGAGCCAGGTAAGGTTGGGGGTTCAAACCTCTTTTaacggaaaattatattatttatacattgttaaaattactttttatgtatatataatagatgttgaACTCCTTTTGGCTTGTTTGAACCCGTGAAAATCATGGTTCCGCCTCTAGGTGAAGACGCCTATTGAGACATAACACAACACATTTTGGTAATTATATTAGATTAAGCAGATTTAACCTTCAATTAATTGAAATACGCACTTCTGATCCCTACATACTAAAAACACACATTCCTTATGATCAAAAAGCTCAAATGTGTTTACTCAAATAGACAAAAATCAGAATTTACACATAATTGAAGGACTAAACATGCTATTATCCCTACATAATGTTTTTAAATGAGATGATCGCAGACTTCGACTATAACGAATTGAATTATACCTGGGATGGAGTGGTGGATGACTTGAGAGATGGGATAGAGGAATTAGATTTGGTGATGCTAAGATTTCTTGAGTAGGAAACAGAGCAAGAAGAGGAAGCAGCACCAGCAACAACAGCAGATGccatgattttttaattttagttttggaTGTGGTGTGGTGTGGTGTGCTGTGTGCCTTTAATTTGTGTTCATGTCAGCAAATTATGTGGAGAGGATAACACTCCAGTGGCAGATAGCTTGGCCTTACATGTGAGCCACACGCCCCACTGCACTATTCTACTACCTTTTATCTGTTTTATACCATAGtttattctcaaaaaaaaaatttgatgagaaataaattatttttgatcaataaattaaaaacgcACATGATAATTGTTTAGACAAACTTTTATAAAcaactttttaatttatgaaaaataactCTTGTTATTACTTctatacactttttttttttcctcaaaatcttaaCCTAACaccttatatttttaaaaatacttattttcttttaaaaacttagttcaatatctcaattttttaaatacataacCACTTTTAACTTCccaaaaatttgatcaaataaACTATAACAAACCGTGTTCGAAAACAGATGAGTCCCTTTGGGGGCTGCAAGAAAAGGTATTTTCTCAATTCATTTTATGGAACACATTTTTCTATTTAAGTtgttcagaaaaaaaaaagtactttttgttatatttaaaacaatttaaatatgtataaaaaaatttaagttaaaataaaataaaaagtgttaatAGCTCCTATAAAATTACAATGATCACCAAAAGACGTGAGGTAGGACATGACATTTCCTTCGAAAAGAGCCCTCTATACGATGCAAATCCAGATTAATCAGAGTCTCATGTGAATTTTGAATACcgaatgaaaaaatatatataaaaattaccAGGCATAGTGGGAGTGGCCAGCACAAGATTACTCTTTATGAAAATGTCTACGCAACACCATTTCTGTCCTCATAAAATGGTAGAGGCATTGGGCCTATTCTTGATAGATTAGATGTATAGTATAACTACAGATTGAAATACTGATACCTATAGATAATTATATTGATTTTGACGTTGAGTAGATGGGTAAGTActctttcatctttaattagagatttttgGTTCAAGTCCTTTTGGATACAAAATTCTCTTTGTTAAGGAGCGTTTTATTTGTGAAACATTTGCAAATGAAACACTTGTGTTCCAAACGATTCCTAAATGCTCttgagataatattttctttcttacttaccaaatattaaaaataaattaaaaactcacttatttttcaagaaaatatttctgTGGAGAACATACCATACACTTTGTCTTACACAAATTATATCCTATATTCATAGTCGACGAGAAAGAAATTGTTACATCGAAagaattatattgttattattaattgttgattAGCTAATCTTCAtaaaattgtgtattttgaattttataatcgtaaatatttatttattaaaaaaaagagatacaGGATTTATTAATGTAGTGCTTTAGgatattttggtatttttatttatgaactatgatttgatcatttgataattttataagaatagtagaaattttgataattttcacaatttataaatttacatatttatgaaaaaacatTACATATCCaaataaaacttcaattttaaacTAATCTAATTTCATATAGTATATCCAAAAGCAAAGAAGTAAATTATGGAAAatactttatcaaaaaataattctaaacaTAGGCGTACCCAGGAAAAGGTCACTGGGTTCACGTGATTCCATGCTCCCTCTCGAAATCATGTATAGTAAtgctatatttttaaaaaaatattcaactatTGATATGTGAATCCATAGTTGAAATATCATGCAGTGTGATTATGATTGAATACACCTCTCTaagtgaggttagaaatttgaatgaTTTCAGGTTGAGTGTAATTTTATATAGATAGTGATCTATCAACTAGGCTACGATGCATCGGGGAAATTGGATTATGATGTACAATTCACTCGATTAAGAATTATTTTGATGTCTTTTCATGTTTGTGTAGGGGTAGAAATTTCATGATTTTCTACCAGACGAATTTTATTGTTTAAACTCTTAAATCATGAAAAAAGTTTAgaagagggaaaaaaaatagaatcgtattcatattatttatcaataaaattatattcctTATAGTAGTAAAAGAATCacatattataatttttgtatGTTTGATTTTGGCTTACCACCTCTCAATttgaaacttcaaacaaattCACAATCCTTTCTCCAAACGTACTTATTCATTAAATATCTTTATGCGTAAAATAAATATCTAAGataataaaaaggaagaaaactctattttattcattttgagatttgattaatttgtcaaatttttttaaaaaaatattttaattaaaaataaaggataAATACGGCCCACCAATCTTTGGCGGTAATCGTTTATATTCTTTCACTTTCAACCTTACAAGCTTTTCAGATTAAATACTTACAAATTAAAGTTCAAAACTAGAAATTTGGCAAACAATATCCACAAACACCAGATATTTGGagtatatttttagttttattttgtaaGTTGCTCCTATTTTCTAtcccaataaataaataaactgtATCTGCTAAATTGTCACATTCCAGCTGATTAGCTATTCTAATGTTTTATAATAATAACACGagtccaaaaataaaaaaataaaaaatcaaacatgtcgactttctttctttattgtCTCACAAATTAGACTGGAAACCATGTAACTTGGAATgtttacatttttaaaataacaaagtGGTGCATACAAGTAATCTACAAATGGAAGAAATGAATAATTCAATTTGATATAACTATATGATAGTTACATGTTATATAATCGAATCAAATCGAACTACTTTTGATTTGGTATGGTATGCACTAATGAAGAATTAAATCGAATCATAagataattgaatcaaagaacaaaaatgTCACCACTAAATCAAGTGACTAAAAgttgattgaaaatattaacgtctgaatttttttgggtgtacttttcaaatgttgaaattccTTCGATCTCATTCCCATTTAGCATATGCTCAAATCATCCTTTGATTGGAATAATGGTTAAGATGGAGACTAATTCATTCtgtatttcttaaaatttatataacaaAAGTAAAGGCCACTtgtatcttaaattaaaaaaattgccacacattttaattatattagaGAAGATGTAGAGGCTATATAATGTGATAACAACTCATATTTTAATCAATATGAACACTAAAATTCCAAGGATTTcacaattgaaataaaaatttggtACGTAAATAATATAACACAAAGGCCAATAATTTGAATGGATCTCTAGTATCATGTCTTGAGTTGGTACCAATAAAGATTGCATGATAAGTGCTATTCAATATTAGTTAGAGACTTAACTTGTGAGATTAGACGTAAAAACAGATGGTGTTCGAGATAGACTAGACTTTTTTGGGgtctaaaatgatattttctctTGTAAAAATATGACATTTGGGTCTAATTCAATCCCAAAAGCTAGTTCATGAGGGGAAGATTATCCAAGTCAAAAACCACCCGTCCATTCCCTATCCAATGTAGGGCTTTTACCGACTCTAACATCTCTACCCATTTTATGGGccacatttttcattttagttggtcataaaaaatggagatgatttatctatttaaaaagaacattaaaaatttataatttttagaaaagaattttaataattcataCAAACTACAAGGGTTGGGATAGTGGAAGTCGCCACCAAGATTACGCTTTGATGAGAATGTTGTCCTCATAAAATGGGGTACGCAATAGAGGCATGGACCTATTCTTGTTCATGATAGAGGAAATAATTTGATGTTAGATGACCATAATGTCACACATACTAAAATGATACTATAAAATAgtgtcaaaaaaattaaattttacatcaaaaatatGTGTAGTAAAATATAGTGTATGATTAGAGATGACCTTCGTGCTATATGTTAATAATAATATCCATAAGAAACGTTGTTGTTGAAAAGCCTCAATACCAATAATTACAACATTTGCATACAAATAAAGTTTGAACTTTAGTGAAACTGAAACAAGATAGAGTACTTTATTTGAAGTAAATAAGTTTACAACAAGAAGACATTACACATGTTATTGGTAACAACGGTAAGTGATGTCTGGGGAGGATAGAGATTGTTTCCATTTTGATACGATTTGACTAACAATTGAAACCAGTTCCACCAAGTTTCTGTTTTGTGATTTGATCCATGTTGTTCCTGATTTTGGTGAAGTAACTAGAAAAATATCTGTGGGTTGAGCTTTGAAACATTGTTGCGTCCTCTTAATTCCTTTAAGTGCTCCCAAAGTAAGCCAAAAGGACTTATATTGGTAAAGATGCTCAGTTCTCCAACCTTTTTCTTTGGGAAGATTTGTGAGCATATCATTGTCATCATTTTTTGTGTATTCATCATCATCGTGTTTACTTTGACAAACCGACATGTTTGTCTATGGAGATATAGGATTTAATAAACTCTACACCAAATTCCTAGAGTGAGTTCATCTGCTTGAATGTGTTTACTCAAATAGACCAAAATCAGAATTTACAAATAATTGAAGGACTAAACATTCCATTATCCctacataaataatttaaaatatgttttaaatgaGATGATCACAGACTTCGACtataactaattaaattatACCTGGGATGGGAGTGGTGGATGACTTGAGAGATGGGATGGAGGAATTAGATTTGGTGATGCTAAGATTTCTTCAGTAAGAAATAGTGGTGTAGCCAGGAATTTCATGAAGGGTGTCCAAACTTTtaatagtaaattttttttaaaaaaaaacgacTGTTTAAATTaccaaaacaaataatcaagttaagcaataattaattaaatataagaatatttttaatagaattataagtgtataattcaaaactaacataaagaaaataaactactattgaaaacataatttaaatatagGCTAAAGTATTCATTACCCTcctgaacttgaagctttttattcggtgtacacctaaactatattccgttttaattaccccccgaacttgtttattcctcaaTCACGTACACCTTTTTTGTCCACCTGCTCCTATATTGTGACTACACGCGTGCGACAACTGGCAAAAATGGTGATGTGGATTTCCACCTGGATAAATAATAGCCAACTAGATTAATTAATatggcaaaaaataaatatcaaacattcaatgtttaaaagttatttttgaataagggTTGATTTCGCGGAACTCCTTCTGGATTTGGGTTTTTCTAAACGTGAAGTTGGtcgattaaatttcaaatttgtctgagattcttaccaagtaagtgttaatctttgtttcctttagttttcatttacattttgccctatttttcggttaaaatatgccaaatattaaagaaaaatggagattttACGTTTTTTTACCGTTGTAGCTTtatgatgtggcaaaaaatCACTTCCTCGCACGTCTAGTAGAGTGTGTTATCAATTTCTACGCCAGGTGGACAATAAAAGTGTACGCGatggaggaataaacaagttcgggggtaatTAAAACGGAATATAGTTGAGGTGTACACcgaataaaaagcttcaagtttAGGGGGGTAATGAATACTTTAGccttaaatatattattacaatTGAACTCGACGAGGTTTTATATCCTGAAACGTTCTTATAATAGACTCATTAGAAATAGTAcgaaatactttcttttataCATAAGACACTATACAACCGTCTAAAAACTCATCATTCATTCGATTTCGCAAGTCATTTTTAATATACTTCATTGCCGAGAAATCTCTTGCAACGGTTGCAGTAGCAACTGGAAGAAGCAAAGTAAATTTCACTAAGCGAAAATATAAGTGGA
Protein-coding regions in this window:
- the LOC125860230 gene encoding protein MODIFYING WALL LIGNIN-1, whose product is MERKSIIICGVVGFLGLLSAVTGFAAEATRIKGSQVQVPTPTECVYPRSPALGLGLTASVALMVAQIIINVASGCVCCRKGQHQSASNWTLALICFVVSWFTFVIAFLLLLTGAALNDQHGDESLYFGNYYCYVVKPGVFAGAAILSLASVALGITYYLSLTSAKNINDPWRPPAPSQGGIAMGHPQFPSQTSQEPVFVHEDTYMRRIST
- the LOC125860614 gene encoding protein MET1, chloroplastic, with amino-acid sequence MASAVVAGAASSSCSVSYSRNLSITKSNSSIPSLKSSTTPSQKTSFQGLSLQEAKRGVSNSFLVAESKRNATSNSGSRGLEITARKAAAAKNIEVEVDKPLGLTLGPKQGGGVLITGIENGGNAARAGLKVGDQVVYTSSFFGDELWPADKLGFTKTAIQAKPDSVYFVISRGADVDVKRLPKRPAPPQFGRKLTDAQKVRATHICLDCGYIYTLPKSFDEQPEDYACPQCIAPKKRFARYDVNTGRAIGGGLPPIGVIIGLIAGIGGVGALLVYGLQ